The Desulfovibrio sp. UCD-KL4C genome contains the following window.
CTTGCTATTGCTACTCGCTGCTGTTCACCGCCGGATAGTTTATGGCAGTTACTGTATGTTTTTTTTTCAAGTCCTAAAGCCCGTATGATGGCTCTGACTCTTTTATCAATTGTAGATTTGGGCATACTTCTGACTGTGAGAGCCAGCGCAATATTTTCGTAAACTGAGCGGTTCGGCAGAATTTTAAAATCCTGAAAGACGACTCCAAGTTCACGTCGTAGATTGGGAATATGTTTGCGTTTAATGTTGTGCAGTTCATATCCTGCTACGGTTGCCTGTCCTCTTTTTACAGGAATGGCTCCGTAAAGCAGTCGCATAAGAGTAGTCTTACCTGCACCTGAATGCCCAGTAAGGAATATAAATTCTCCCTTTTCAACATGCAAGGATATATCTTTGAGGGCCCAATTTGAGCCGAAACTATAGGACAGGTGGTTAAGTAGGATCATGTTAAGTTTTGCCTTATTTAATAAAAGGCTAGAATTTTACGTTTAATTCCTGTCCTTCGGATGTTGTGCAAGATCCTGTTCCTCCAGATTCAAACCCTTTTTTTGTATCATTTATTTCAAAGTTGCATTTCATGCTTCTTCCGTCATTGCTGAACATAGTGAGAGATTTATGTTCGCTTTGTAGCTCGCCTTTGAATATTGAGCCGTCTGGAAGTTCTGAAACGATTGAATACGTTGCATGTGACTTAATACCAATATTTCTTGTTGCGGACATCTCAGTAGGGCCGAAATTATCACCTTTAAGGGTTACGTCTCCTTTTAGTGGCACAGATGAACATGCAGCAAGACTCATAAGTAGTGTGATTAAAAATATTACTTTGTATTTCATTTTAAGCTCCTGATTTGTGATAGTAGCAGGGGTGAACATGATTTGCAAAAAGCTTTGTTTCAGTCAATTAGTATAAAATAGGTATAGAAATTTTGAAATATGCCACAGAGAGATTTACGTTTATCATATTTTGAATTAGATTTCATATTCGATAAGCGCAAGGTAAATTTGATAAGTGTAACCTAAATTTCTTTTATAAAAAAGAGTGGTAAGCGGTAAGCGATCTTTTTTTGCAATTTATTCCAAATAAGAGTTGGAGTAAATTGCAAAGTTTAGATCGGGAAATAACATATAACTGAAGCAGCAGGAAAGCGATATGAAAATTTCTGAAAGACTTATGAGAGCAAAGCCGTCCGCAACTTTGGCGGTTAATGCAAAAGCACAGGAACTGCGCGCACAGGGCAAGGAAATTGTCAGCCTCGCAGTTGGCGAACCTGATTTTCCGACTCCGCAGCATGTTTGTGATGCTATGAAGAAAGCTGTCGATGAAGGATTTACCCGTTATACACCGGTTCCTGGTATGCCGCAGTTACGTACAGCTGTTGCTGGTTACTATCAGAAATTTTACAATGTTACTGCTAAAGCAGAAAATACAATTATTACAAACGGCGGAAAGCATGCCCTGTATAATCTGTTCATGGCTTTGATTGACCCGGGTGATGAAGTTCTTATTCCTGCTCCTTACTGGGTAAGCTATCCACCGATGGTTGAACTTGCAGAAGGTAAGCCGGTAATTGTTCCGACAAGAGCTAAGGCTGGTTTTCTTGCCAGTGTGGAAGATTTAGAAGCAGCTTGTACTTCCAAAACAAAACTTCTTGTTTTAAACACTCCTTCAAATCCAACCGGTGCTCATTACCCTCAGGATCAACTAAATGAGATTGCTGAGTGGGCGATAAAAAAAGGTATATTTATTGTTTCAGATGAAGTTTATGACAGACTAGTTTATAAGCCTGCGTCATATTCAACCCTTTCTAAGTTCTGGGAAAAACATCCTGAAGATGTTGCAATTGTCGGCGCACTATCTAAAAGTTTCAGCATGACAGGCTGGCGTGTTGGTTCTGCTCTTGCCCATCCTGATTTAGTAAAGGCAATGGTTAAAATTCAAGGGCAGTCTACATCAAATGTAAACTCCATGGCTCAGAAAGCAGCTATCGCTGCGTATGAAGGTCCATGGGATTTGATCGATAAAATGACTACAGCTTTCCAGAGACGTAGAGATTTTGCTCATGACATAATTACTTCATGGCCTGGCGTTGTCTGTCCTAAGCCGGACGGGGCATTTTATATGTTCCCTGTTTTAGATGCTTTTTATGACGAAGAAACTCCTGACTCTGCTTCTATGTGTACAAAAATACTGGAAGAAGCTGGTATAGCTCTCGTCCCTGGTTCTGCGTTCGGAGATGATCGCTGTATCCGCTTTTCTTACGCTCTTGATGATGAAATTCTTAAGAATGCGCTGGAAAAAGTCGGTAAAGTCTTGATGAAAAAATAAAATGTTCGTAAAGATAGTCATATTTGATTAGTATAGGCTCTTGCCTCTCCCGGAGAATCTTTCCGGGAGAGGATTACGAAACCTTAATAGCGGAGATCGAGTATGGCATCTAACATTATTGACTGGACTGACAGTTGGCAGGATAAGCTTGATATAAAATCAAAGTATGAATCTGCTGAAGCTATTTCCGACAGATTCAGCAAAGAAGTTGCCGAAGGTAAACTACCTTTTTGTTCCATGCCGTATATGGCCGAACTTTTATACGATCTCGAAGGATTAGAGAGCTACGTTAAAGGTTTCGAACATATGCTGCTGCTTGGAATAGGCGGTTCCGCGCTCGGAGCAAGAGCATTACAGAAAGCTTTTTTTTCAGCACAGGATGAGCCTTGCCATGAAGGTCCATGGCTATGGATAGGCGATAATGTCTGCGCAAAGACTCTTGAATCTTATCTCGAAAAACTCCCTCTCGAAAAAACACTTGTTGCGGTTGTTTCCAAATCAGGCGGAACAATTGAAACTATCAGCCAATACTTACTCATTCGTAAAAAAATGAAACAGAATATGGGCGACAAGTGGAATCGTAATTTTCTTTTTGTAACTGATAAAAATAATGGTTTTCTTCGTGAACAGGCTGATGAGTTATCCATCAAAACGTTAGAAGTTCCAGATAACTTGGGCGGAAGATATTCCATCCTGTCAGCTGTAGGACTTCTTCCAGCTATGTTTATGGGTATTGATTATCGCTCGCTTGTAGAAGGAGCATCCGATATTCTCGCTTCGCTTGCTTCACAGGAGCTCAGCAGTGAAACGTTACTTAAACATCCGTCCTATAAGTTAGCCTGTTGGAATGCTGCGCTAATGGAAAGCGGTTACAATGAACTGATATTTTTTTCTTATATTCCTCAGTGGGCCTGTTTCGGTCAGTGGTTTGCGCAACTATGGGCAGAAAGTTTAGGTAAGGAAGGTAAAGGCAGTCAGCCTATTCCGGCAGTTGGTGCAACTGATCAGCATTCTGTTAACCAGATGTTTTTAGATGGGCCACGCAATAAAGGGTGTCTGTTTTTAACATGTGATTCACTGACTGACGGAGAAAAATTTGTAGAGGATATCCCTGACAAGTTTTCATATATCAAAGGGAAAAATTTCGGAGAGTTGATTCACGCTGAAGGGTTAGGAACTAAAATGGCTTTATCGGCCAATAGCGTACCGCTTGTAGAAATAAAAATGGCAGAATCTTCTGAAGAATGCGCCGGACGGATGATGGGACTCCTCATGGCTACCACTATTTTTACAGGTTGGTTGATGGGAATTAATCCTGTTGATCAGCCGGCGGTTGAGCTTGGGAAGCGGTTAGCCAAAGCACGCCTTGGAGCCGAAGGATTGCAGGAAGAGAAAAACGATCTTGAAGCTTTTTTAAGCGTAAAGCGTGAAGAACAAGTTTTTTAAGGTTTGATAAATGATTTAGTTTCAGCTGTACCAAAGGGGATAATTCACTTTGGAAAGTCTATTAAACAGGATTTTTTTTAAATCGGTTGTCCATATTAATGGATGACCGATTTGATTTTGTTGCATAAGACTAATAAAGAATATTTCAAAAGATCAGTCTTAACAAAGTTTTTGCAGATTTTTAAGCTTTATTAATCGGTACTTAACCCTCTGGCGATTAGTGTTTTTTTAATCAGGAGTTTCTACATTTGGATTCTAACGATAAAGATCCTCAGATTCAGTCTTTTCAATTAGTTAAATTGCTATCATGGACGCTTTTGGTCGTAATTGTAGCTAGTAGTTTAGGGCTTTCTGTTTTCCTCGCAAAACATGCTGATGAAACTCTTCTGGAGAAACAGAAGGAATTTGCATTGTTGCAGGCTGAAAACCTTAACCACCAAATATATAGAAGATTTATTTTGCCGACAGTTATTGGTTACGGTAAAATAGGACTCAAAAATGAAGAACAGATGACTCGGCTTGATCAGGTTATCCGTTCTACAATTCATAGTTTTAAAGTCAGTGAAGTAAGAATTTACGATCCTAATCTTATTGTTTCATATTCGTTGAATAAAGATAATATTGGTAAGAAAAATTTAGGCGGAGAGTTTATTAAAACTGTTATCGACAGCGGTAAGCCTAAGTATGAATTTATAAGTAAAGAATCTACAGTCGAAGCCATTTTTGATTTTAATATGCGTCCGGGAACGATGCTTTTAAAGATCATTTACCCTTTGCGCTCCGAACAGAGTTTGAAAATTGATGAAAATATAATTATAGGCGCTTTGGTTTTTACTCAGGATATTACCGAGGATTATCAGTCAGTTATAAATTTTGAAAGATTAATTCTTTTTACCTCTTGTTGTTCTGCGCTTATTTTGTTTGCGACTATCATGGTAATTATTAAACGTGCGGATATTATTAACCAACAACGGATTAAAGATCGCCAGCTTTTTGAAAAAGAACTTAACCAGAGTGAGAAACTTGCAAGTATAGGGCGAATGGTCTCAGGAGTTGCGCACGAAATACGCAATCCGCTGGGTATAATAAGTTCAAGTTCAGAATTGCTTCTTAAAAGAATGAAAGAAGCTGATCCTATAAATATAAAAATACTATCGGCTATTCATGAAGAATGTAAAAGACTCAGTAGAACTGTCAGTGATTTTCTGGACTATGCAAGGCCGCGTAAACTTACTTTAGTATCAGTTGATCCAGCTGAATTACTTGATAAAATAGCTACATTTTTAGATGCTAAATG
Protein-coding sequences here:
- the ftsE gene encoding cell division ATP-binding protein FtsE, translating into MILLNHLSYSFGSNWALKDISLHVEKGEFIFLTGHSGAGKTTLMRLLYGAIPVKRGQATVAGYELHNIKRKHIPNLRRELGVVFQDFKILPNRSVYENIALALTVRSMPKSTIDKRVRAIIRALGLEKKTYSNCHKLSGGEQQRVAIARSMVVNPKLILADEPTGNLDFELSMHLMDVFKQFHTHGTTIIMATHSREILRTVPDAKVIHLEGGMLCEPPDYILSELAI
- a CDS encoding pyridoxal phosphate-dependent aminotransferase is translated as MKISERLMRAKPSATLAVNAKAQELRAQGKEIVSLAVGEPDFPTPQHVCDAMKKAVDEGFTRYTPVPGMPQLRTAVAGYYQKFYNVTAKAENTIITNGGKHALYNLFMALIDPGDEVLIPAPYWVSYPPMVELAEGKPVIVPTRAKAGFLASVEDLEAACTSKTKLLVLNTPSNPTGAHYPQDQLNEIAEWAIKKGIFIVSDEVYDRLVYKPASYSTLSKFWEKHPEDVAIVGALSKSFSMTGWRVGSALAHPDLVKAMVKIQGQSTSNVNSMAQKAAIAAYEGPWDLIDKMTTAFQRRRDFAHDIITSWPGVVCPKPDGAFYMFPVLDAFYDEETPDSASMCTKILEEAGIALVPGSAFGDDRCIRFSYALDDEILKNALEKVGKVLMKK
- a CDS encoding glucose-6-phosphate isomerase; translation: MASNIIDWTDSWQDKLDIKSKYESAEAISDRFSKEVAEGKLPFCSMPYMAELLYDLEGLESYVKGFEHMLLLGIGGSALGARALQKAFFSAQDEPCHEGPWLWIGDNVCAKTLESYLEKLPLEKTLVAVVSKSGGTIETISQYLLIRKKMKQNMGDKWNRNFLFVTDKNNGFLREQADELSIKTLEVPDNLGGRYSILSAVGLLPAMFMGIDYRSLVEGASDILASLASQELSSETLLKHPSYKLACWNAALMESGYNELIFFSYIPQWACFGQWFAQLWAESLGKEGKGSQPIPAVGATDQHSVNQMFLDGPRNKGCLFLTCDSLTDGEKFVEDIPDKFSYIKGKNFGELIHAEGLGTKMALSANSVPLVEIKMAESSEECAGRMMGLLMATTIFTGWLMGINPVDQPAVELGKRLAKARLGAEGLQEEKNDLEAFLSVKREEQVF
- a CDS encoding ATP-binding protein encodes the protein MDSNDKDPQIQSFQLVKLLSWTLLVVIVASSLGLSVFLAKHADETLLEKQKEFALLQAENLNHQIYRRFILPTVIGYGKIGLKNEEQMTRLDQVIRSTIHSFKVSEVRIYDPNLIVSYSLNKDNIGKKNLGGEFIKTVIDSGKPKYEFISKESTVEAIFDFNMRPGTMLLKIIYPLRSEQSLKIDENIIIGALVFTQDITEDYQSVINFERLILFTSCCSALILFATIMVIIKRADIINQQRIKDRQLFEKELNQSEKLASIGRMVSGVAHEIRNPLGIISSSSELLLKRMKEADPINIKILSAIHEECKRLSRTVSDFLDYARPRKLTLVSVDPAELLDKIATFLDAKCHENSIEIKREYARGHKVCADEDLLYRAFYNLVGNAVQAVEKNGSICISIKEVTDGISVVFSDTGPGFMSEIIEKVKDPFFTTKDSGTGLGLAIVNNIVKSHEGRFTLGNNPEGGARLEVFLSTKHEC